Proteins from one Impatiens glandulifera chromosome 2, dImpGla2.1, whole genome shotgun sequence genomic window:
- the LOC124925292 gene encoding ethylene-responsive transcription factor WRI1-like produces the protein METTTCVKSEANQVRRLFSSLEADDDCVPKLVKRRRREPPPGGATATTVKRSSRFRGVSRHRWTGRYEAHLWDKGSWNVTQRKKGKQVYLGAFDEEEAAARTYDLAAIKYWGPTTVINFPVSDYEREIETMKSQTKEEYLASLRRRSSGFSRGVSKYRGVARHHNNGRWEARIGRVFENKYLYLGTYNTQEEAAHAYDIAAIEYRGINAVTNFDLSTYITWRVRPEDNNSLVPVPMPMPEQQLIDNGNSINRQKQEALVQTKMPLISNPHKSSSTTALGLLLRSSMFRDLVDKNSK, from the exons ATGGAGACGACAACATGTGTGAAATCAGAAGCCAACCAAGTGCGGAGGCTATTCAGTTCATTAGAGGCTGATGATGATTGTGTCCCCAAACTTGTAAAGAGACGTCGAAGAGAACCACCTCCCGGAGGAGCCACGGCTACTACTGTTAAAAGGAGTTCAAGATTTCGAGGAGTTAGCCG GCATAGATGGACCGGAAGATACGAAGCTCATTTGTGGGATAAGGGTTCATGGAATGTGACTCAAAGAAAGAAGGGTAAACAAG TTTATCTAGGAGcttttgatgaagaagaagctgCAGCAAGAACATATGATCTTGCTGCCATCAAGTACTGGGGACCAACGACTGTCATCAATTTCCCT GTGTCTGATTACGAAAGAGAGATCGAGACAATGAAGAGCCAAACAAAAGAGGAATATTTGGCTTCCTTAAGAAG GCGAAGCAGCGGTTTTTCTAGAGGGGTCTCCAAGTACAGAGGAGTTGCAAG GCACCATAACAATGGAAGATGGGAAGCAAGGATAGGAAGGGTGTTTGAGAACAAATATCTCTACTTGGGCACTTACA ATACTCAAGAAGAGGCTGCACATGCGTACGATATAGCAGCAATCGAATACAGGGGAATCAATGCAGTAACAAATTTCGACTTAAGCACATACATAACATGGCGAGTTAGGCCTGAAGACAACAACTCTCTTGTACCTGTGCCAATGCCAATGCCTGAGCAACAGCTTATTGATAATGGAAACTCCATTAACCGTCAAAAGCAAGAAGCTCTTGTACAAACAAAGATGCCCTTAATAAGCAACCCTCACAAATCATCATCTACAACTGCCCTGGGACTCCTCCTTAGGTCCTCCATGTTTAGAGACCTGGTTGATAAGAACTCAAAATAA
- the LOC124925293 gene encoding pectate lyase-like — protein sequence MAGMITRRYVNTFIYVSLLLIVLIPVSIQAIKFHDDPYWQERAEIARNATHDNYNPNPEEVTEHLNRKVTQSLVEYTNDTRRILRNKKYNGGCLATNPIDRCWRCNPNWMANRQQLAKCPLGFGHNTRGGYGGRIYVVRDSSDNDVQNPKPGTLRHAVIQEVPLWIIFSTSMTIKLSQELIMTSRKTIDGRGVMVHIASGAGITIQYVSNIIIHNIRVHDTVSRNGGMIRDSVNHMGIRTRSDGDGISLFGATNVWIDHVSMSNCADGLIDAIMGSTAVTISNCHFTKHNDVMLLGASGSTGSIDRKMQVTVAFNHFGHDLIQRMPRARWGFVHVVNNDYTHWLMYAIGGSNSPTIISQGNRFIAPPDIKAKEVTKRDYAMPSEWSKWQWRSQGDQFLNGAFFVQSGSPNTRGRFGRYDVINAKPGSTVTRLTRFAGPLSCRPHQPC from the exons ATGGCAGGAATGATTACTCGGCGCTATGTTAACACATTCATCTACGTATCTTTACTACTAATTGTTTTGATACCGGTTTCCATTCAAGCAATAAAATTCCATGACGATCCTTATTGGCAAGAAAGAGCCGAAATAGCTCGTAATGCAACTCATGATAATTACAATCCAAACCCCGAGGAAGTCACCGAACATTTGAACCGAAAAGTTACCCA GTCTCTGGTTGAATATACAAATGACACGAGAAGGATTCTTAGGAACAAGAAATATAATGGCGGTTGCTTGGCGACGAACCCTATAGACCGGTGTTGGCGTTGCAATCCAAATTGGATGGCCAATAGGCAACAGCTAGCCAAATGTCCACTAGGGTTCGGGCACAATACACGCGGCGGTTATGGCGGTAGAATCTATGTGGTTAGGGACTCATCGGACAACGACGTTCAGAATCCTAAACCCGGAACACTCAGACACGCTGTGATCCAAGAAGTGCCCTTGTGGATAATATTTTCGACATCTATGACGATCAAGTTGTCGCAAGAGCTAATCATGACAAGTCGAAAGACTATAGACGGAAGGGGAGTGATGGTCCACATTGCCAGCGGAGCGGGCATTACCATCCAGTACGTCAGTAACATTATTATCCACAATATCCGAGTACACGACACCGTCTCCCGCAATGGCGGCATGATTCGAGACTCGGTTAACCATATGGGAATTAGGACCAGGAGCGACGGAGACGGGATTTCCTTATTTGGGGCTACAAACGTTTGGATTGATCACGTCTCCATGTCTAATTGTGCCGACGGACTTATTGATGCCATCATGGGTTCCACCGCGGTCACTATCTCCAATTGTCACTTCACCAAGCACAACGat GTGATGTTGCTCGGTGCAAGTGGTTCGACCGGGAGTATAGACAGAAAGATGCAAGTAACCGTTGCATTCAACCACTTTGGGCACGATTTGATCCAAAGAATGCCAAGAGCGCGATGGGGATTCGTACACGTGGTGAACAACGACTACACTCATTGGTTGATGTACGCAATAGGCGGCAGCAACTCTCCCACCATAATTAGTCAGGGAAACCGTTTCATCGCCCCTCCAGACATAAAAGCAAAGGAG GTTACAAAGAGGGACTACGCAATGCCAAGCGAGTGGAGCAAATGGCAATGGAGATCGCAAGGGGACCAATTTCTAAACGGGGCCTTCTTCGTTCAGTCAGGATCGCCAAACACTCGTGGTCGTTTCGGAAGGTATGATGTGATCAATGCAAAACCCGGTTCCACTGTGACCAGATTGACTCGCTTTGCTGGACCGCTAAGTTGCAGACCACACCAGCCTTGTTAA
- the LOC124925294 gene encoding aldehyde oxidase GLOX-like, whose product MPYHHHTRGHGSGGMWVLLLENVGISAMHMQVLHDDKVIMFDRKDFGPSNISLPVGTCNSEDCTAHSILYDIRKNTIRPLTIRTDTWCSSGAVIPDGTLIQTGGYRKGEKKIRTFKPCGRDVNCDWIELPASLESARWYASNHILPDGRIIIIGGAFSPNYEFYPKDKNSVEAYDLPFLSETTDDWKAEMNNLYPFVNLLPDGNLFMFANNRSVVFDYVHNKIILEFPQMPGGVKRNYPSTGSSVMLPLDLSGGNMKPDVEVMVCGGAVQGSFDFAMNRVFRPASNTCGRLRVTDPNPVWQMEEMPVRWVMPDMLLLPTGDVILINGAQNGTAGWDYGEVPNMNPFLYIPWESNPTRRFVILKETIIPRMYHSTAALLPDGSILIGGSNPHFRYEFAGVRYPTELRLQKFMPTYLSPRYANLSPTIKSVEPAGKISYGQKLWITFSAKRIRRNYKGVTVTMVYPSFTTHSYAMNQRVLLLDIVEFRLGADDDGSHHAVSVVAPGSPNIAPPGYYMLFVVNDGIPGHSTWINIS is encoded by the exons ATGCCTTATCATCACCATACGCGGGGACATGGAAGCGGCGGCATGTGGGTTTTACTATTGGAAAACGTCGGTATTTCCGCCATGCACATGCAAGTCCTACACGACGATAAGGTCATAATGTTCGATCGAAAAGATTTTGGCCCCTCCAACATTTCCCTTCCCGTGGGCACTTGTAACTCCGAGGATTGCACTGCCCATTCCATCCTATACGACATTCGTAAGAACACCATTCGCCCCCTAACCATCCGAACGGACACGTGGTGCTCTTCCGGGGCGGTCATTCCCGATGGAACCCTAATTCAGACCGGGGGCTATAGAAAAGGCGAGAAGAAAATTAGAACGTTCAAACCTTGTGGGCGCGATGTCAATTGCGATTGGATAGAACTCCCGGCTAGTCTTGAAAGTGCTCGTTGGTACGCTTCCAATCATATTCTCCCGGATGGTCGGATAATAATCATTGGAGGAGCGTTTAGTCCAAACTACGAGTTTTACCCGAAAGACAAGAATTCTGTGGAGGCCTACGACCTCCCGTTCTTAAGCGAGACGACGGATGATTGGAAAGCGGAGATGAATAACCTATACCCTTTTGTTAATCTTCTCCCGGACGGGAATCTATTCATGTTTGCGAATAACCGGTCCGTGGTGTTTGATTATGTTCACAACAAGATTATCTTAGAATTTCCACAAATGCCCGGAGGTGTGAAGCGGAATTACCCATCCACCGGTTCTTCGGTCATGCTTCCTTTGGATTTAAGTGGGGGTAATATGAAACCGGACGTGGAGGTGATGGTTTGCGGTGGGGCGGTCCAAGGCTCGTTTGATTTTGCTATGAACCGTGTTTTTCGACCCGCATCAAACACTTGTGGAAGATTACGGGTCACTGACCCCAACCCGGTTTGGCAAATGGAGGAAATGCCAGTGAGGTGGGTCATGCCCGACATGTTGTTATTACCCACAGGAGATGTGATCCTCATAAACGGGGCCCAGAATGGGACGGCGGGTTGGGACTACGGAGAAGTTCCAAATATGAACCCGTTTTTATACATTCCATGGGAGTCCAACCCTACCCGGAGATTCGTGATTCTTAAGGAAACAATTATCCCGAGAATGTATCATTCCACGGCGGCACTTTTGCCTGACGGAAGCATATTAATTGGCGGAAGTAACCCTCATTTCCGTTACGAATTTGCCGGA GTGAGATATCCAACGGAGTTAAGATTGCAAAAATTCATGCCTACTTATCTATCTCCACGTTACGCGAATCTCAGCCCTACGATCAAATCAGTGGAGCCCGCAGGGAAGATATCCTACGGACAAAAATTATGGATCACGTTTTCGGCGAAAAGGATACGCAGAAACTATAAGGGGGTCACGGTAACTATGGTGTACCCATCTTTTACGACGCACTCTTACGCCATGAATCAACGGGTGTTATTGTTGGATATTGTTGAGTTTCGATTGGGTGCGGATGATGATGGGTCCCACCACGCTGTTTCAGTGGTGGCGCCTGGATCACCAAATATTGCACCGCCCGGTTATTATATGTTGTTTGTCGTTAATGATGGAATACCCGGTCACTCTACTTGGATCAacatttcataa
- the LOC124928090 gene encoding protein PTST homolog 2, chloroplastic-like, with protein MQSLIVSPNYLSLPPRSIKDLKFTALSSSLIVVFNPRQAPQFSLGQRSSFRFGDLRRRKRGPVFKGCKGWSREEGNLALEAEILVFMKKSKKPNAFPTKKELLDAGREDLAEAVVKQGGWLSMGWNLNKVEEDSQDEIPVREIDSQAYLQKIERIYECKHATHSDASEVLQAGSLHTTTSSSCGLSELEGEEDSGIQGILKRLEKQRNFAFGVNLAKNSSTEEHVDKCDYPSPGNWRREDRANFEGSGRDVLSRNLDVSMLDNCNGKPTQKGGSSRNSPDEALCWRTWSIQRAASNAEFEVGEISFRKDQLQGGDVQKKDDDILAMPENVNGSVYRQKSITLKEVQTRLQELELELSSTLHSFRSNSKQVNSHKEGRASSHVWQELSDAWEFQENEIMKANDKLRSLRSKLVVLEGKMAFALFDSQKLMYERRKKVDSLLKAAEIIRTTCVVWPNPASEVLLAGSFDGWTSQRKMEISKTGIFSLWLKLYPGKYEIKFIIDGQWKVDPLRPTVNNNGYENNLLIIT; from the exons AtgcaatcgctcattgtttctccAAATTATCTCTCTTTACCTCCGAGGTCAATTAAAGATCTGAAATTTACGGCTCTTTCCTCCTCCTTAATTGTCGTCTTCAACCCACGGCAAGCGCCGCAGTTTTCTCTAGGTCAACGTTCGTCTTTCAGATTTGGGGAtttgagaagaagaaaaaggggTCCTGTTTTCAAAGGGTGTAAGGGTTGGAGCCGCGAGGAGGGCAACTTGGCGTTGGAAGCTGAGATTTTGGTGTTCATGAAAAAATCGAAGAAGCCTAACGCTTTTCCAACGAAGAAGGAACTTTTGGATGCGGGGAGGGAGGATTTGGCGGAGGCAGTTGTCAAGCAGGGAGGTTGGTTGTCTATGGGTTGGAATTTGAATAAAGTTGAGGAAGACAGTCAAGATGAAATTCCTGTTAGGGAGATTGACAGCCAAGCTTATTTGCAGAAAATAGAGAGAATTTACGAATGTAAGCACGCAACCCATTCTGATGCCTCAGAAGTTCTTCAAGCTGGGTCTTTGCATACTACCACTTCATCCTCTTGTGGATTATC AGAACTTGAAGGCGAAGAGGACAGTGGGATTCAAGGTATACTGAAGCGGTTGGAGAAACAGAGAAATTTCGCATTTGGTGTTAATTTGGCTAAAAATTCATCTACTGAAGAACATGTGGACAAATGTGACTATCCAAGTCCTGGAAATTGGAGACGAGAGG acAGAGCCAACTTTGAAGGAAGCGGCAGGGATGTCCTATCAAGAAACCTTGACGTAAGCATGTTGGATAATTGTAATGGAAAACCTACTCAAAAGGGCGGTAGTTCAAGAAATTCACCCGATGAAGCACTGTGCTGGAGAACATGGAGCATCCAGCGAGCAGCCTCAAACGCAGAATTTGAAG TTGGTGAAATTTCATTTCGTAAGGATCAATTGCAAGGAGGTGACGTTCagaagaaggatgatgataTCCTTGCAATGCCAGAAAATGTCAATGGCAGTGTCTACCGGCAGAAAAGCATTACTCTCAAAGAAGTTCAAACTCGCTTGCAGGAGCTGGAGCTTGAGCTCTCATCTACACTTCATTCATTCAGGTCCAACAGTAAGCAAGTTAATTCACACAAG GAAGGCAGAGCTTCTTCCCATGTCTGGCAGGAACTTTCTGATGCTTGGGAGTTTCAAGAAAATGAGATAATGAAGGCGAATGACAAATTGAGGTCATTACGCTCCAAATTGGTGGTTTTGGAAGGGAAGATGGCATTTGCTTTATT tGATTCTCAAAAGTTGATGTATGAGAGGAGGAAGAAAGTTGACAGTCTTCTTAAAGCTGCAGAGATTATCCGCACAACATGTGTGGTTTGGCCTAATCCTGCTTCTGAAGTTCTTTTAGCTGGATCTTTTGACGGATGGACCAGTCAG AGGAAGATGGAAATATCAAAAACCGGGATATTTTCTTTGTGGCTGAAGTTGTATCCTGGTAAATATGAG ATCAAGTTCATCATAGATGGACAATGGAAGGTAGATCCACTACGTCCTACAGTTAACAACAATGGGTACGAGAATAATCTTCTCATTATAACATGA
- the LOC124925992 gene encoding ultraviolet-B receptor UVR8 yields the protein MEENRKVKTGEEEEEEVWSWGAGTEGQLGTGRLQDEYLPQLLPRSFSSIGPISLLSCGGAHVVALISGGKVMTWGRGSSGELGHGELAQSLQPKSVEALSSSIITHVSAGWNHSAFVSDTGSLFTCGDGSFGQLGHGDYKSCSYPTQVSFLASKHVHQVACGMRHSLVLLKGQVYGFGSGKRGQLGISKDKVRFVNLPQPTIGLEDVEIVNVQANGDHSAALSNDGHFYTWGRSFVKGDSDSYIPQCLRTTAPLMSFTEAALGWNHALLLSGDGSLYSLGEYLGQGMMPMKDSPEYSNNTFTVKDVDLNGTKVLHVAAGAEHSALVTEFGAVMTWGWGEHGQLGFGSTDDQASPKMIILPCTFSDTVAKSRVYCGSGFTFFIRGKLPLNS from the exons ATGGAAGAAAACAGAAAAGTGAAAAcaggggaagaagaagaagaagaagtgtgGAGTTGGGGAGCAGGAACAGAAGGTCAACTGGGAACAGGAAGGCTTCAAGATGAATACCTCCCTCAACTACTTCCTCGTTCTTTTTCCTCCATCGGCCCAATCTCTCTCCTCTCCTGTGGCGGCGCCCACGTCGTTGCTCTAATCTCCG GTGGAAAAGTGATGACATGGGGAAGGGGTAGCTCAGGTGAGTTAGGTCATGGAGAATTGGCTCAAAGCCTTCAGCCAAAGTCTGTGGAAGCATTGTCAAGCTCCATCATCACTCACGTATCTGCTGGATGGAACCATTCTGCATTCGTTTCAG ACACTGGATCCCTTTTCACATGTGGAGATGGGTCATTTGGTCAGCTTGGACATGGTGATTACAAGTCATGTAGCTATCCTACTCAAGTCTCCTTCCTAGCCTCAAAGCATGTTCATCAGGTAGCTTGTGGCATGCGCCATTCTCTGGTCTTGCTTAAAGGTCAAGTTTATGGGTTTGGGTCTGGTAAACGTGGTCAATTGGGTATCTCAAAGGACAAGGTTCGATTTGTAAACCTACCTCAACCTACTATTGGATTGGAAGATGTTGAAATCGTTAATGTTCAAGCAAATGGAGATCATAGTGCTGCGTTGTCTA ATGATGGCCATTTCTACACGTGGGGGAGAAGCTTCGTTAAAGGTGATTCTGATTCCTACATTCCCCAATGTTTGAGGACAACAGCACCATTAATGTCATTTACAGAGGCAGCACTTGGATGGAATCATGCTTTGCTTCTATCAG GTGACGGTAGTTTGTATAGTCTTGGAGAGTACCTCGGTCAAGGAATGATGCCCATGAAGGATTCACCCG AGTATTCAAACAATACATTCACAGTTAAAGATGTTGATCTTAATGGGACAAAGGTTCTGCATGTTGCAGCAGGAGCTGAACACTCGGCTTTGGTGACAG AGTTTGGAGCAGTTATGACATGGGGATGGGGTGAACATGGCCAGCTTGGTTTTGGGAGCACTGACGATCAAGCAAGTCCGAAGATGATTATTCTTCCTTGTACATTTTCTGATACAGTTGCGAAATCTCGAGTATACTGTGGAAGCGGGTTCACATTTTTTATTCGCGGAAAATTGCCTTTAAATTCTTGA
- the LOC124923923 gene encoding probable AMP deaminase — translation MESSSLSPAPSSSIHLALAALFGASVMAVSAFFLHKRTVDQVLDRLVKIRHQRRSVANRHSLIPKDDNGECENFGSGRGTDIDKEDSMRRDDYAGSLDEEVLDSYKVSPSLPNVNTDQSIQMNNQEASFSMDNLDVIASGLPPLQMTRKDGNVQHVSSGSQIRVGSVGRLMTPKSSGGFAIGSTGDSDDEGTEVMTGEDVSFMLDDTDLTEYNIGENVNIDDTSVSIEVDNTNYFLDQTVGQVANEKSHMVQHSKVNPASTLIEGNDPTCATTMSPLMVSIPESRNKEEDDVWKMIRECLDLRETYVYREQVAPWLKEDIDKSHSSETTDPLVFVPVEKTSHYFRMEDGVFRIYASENDTVDLYPVASSTTFFTDMHYLLKVMSIGNIRTACHHRLRFLEEKFRLHLLVNADREFLAQKSAPHRDFYNIRKVDTHVHHSACMNQKHLLRFIKSKLRKEPDEVVIFRDGIYFTLKEVFESLQLTGYDLNVDLLDVHADKSTFHRFDKFNLKYNPCGQSRLREIFMKQDNLIQGRFLAEVTKQVLLDLEASKYQLAEYRISIYGRKESEWDQLASWFVNNELYSANAVWLIQLPRLYNVYKGMGTVTSFQNILDNVFLPLFEVTVDPNTHPQLHVFLMQVVGFDLVDDESKPERRPTKHMPKPAEWTNEFNPAYSYYAYYIYANLYTLNKLRDAKGLNTIRLRPHCGEAGDVDHLAAAFLLSHNISHGINLRKTPVLQYLYYLAQIGLAMSPLSNNSLFLDYHRNPFPMFFQRGLNVSLSTDDPLQIHLTKEPLVEEYSVAAKVWKLTSCDLCEIARNSVYQSGFTHADKAHWLGNQCHKRGPEGNDIHKTNVPDMRIRFRHETWRDEMQYICSGEAQLQEEIEF, via the exons ATGGAATCCTCATCTTTATCGCCGGCGCCGTCGTCCTCTATCCATCTTGCTCTGGCAGCCCTATTCGGAGCCTCCGTCATGGCTGTCTCCGCCTTTTTCCTCCACAAGCGTACCGTTGATCAAGTCCTCGATCGACTTGTCAAAATCCGCCACCAGCGCCGTTCGGTTGCTAACCGTCATTCTCTTATTCCCAAGGACGATAATGGAGAATGTGAAAATTTTGGATCTGGAAGGGGGACTGATATTGACAAGGAGGATAGCATGCGGCGTGATGATTATGCTGGCTCATTGGATGAGGAGGTGCTTGATTCTTATAAAGTTTCGCCTTCATTGCCAAATGTGAATACTGATCAATCTATTCAAATGAACAATCAAGAAGCCTCATTTTCTATGGATAATCTCGACGTGATTGCTTCTGGCTTGCCTCCACTTCAAATGACTCGAAAAGATG GAAACGTCCAACATGTTAGTTCTGGTTCTCAGATTCGGGTGGGATCTGTTGGTAGGTTGATGACACCTAAATCCTCAGGTGGCTTTGCAATTGGAAGTACTGGAGattctgatgatgaaggaaCAGAGGTTATGActggtgaagatgtcagcttCATGCTTGATGATACGGATTTAACTGAATATAATATAGGG GAAAATGTAAACATTGACGATACTTCTGTTTCCATTGAAGTTGACAACACCAACTATTTTCTAGATCAGACTGTTGGACAGGTTGCAAATGAGAAAAGTCATATGGTTCAACATAGCAAGGTGAATCCAGCTTCAACACTCATTGAGGGGAATGATCCTACTTGTGCCACCACTATGTCACCGCTAATGGTCTCTATACCTG AGTCAAGGAACAAAGAAGAGGATGACGTATGGAAGATGATTCGTGAATGTCTGGATTTGCGCGAGACCTATGTTTATAGGGAACAAGTTGCTCCATGGTTGAAAGAAGATATTGACAAATCACATTCATCAGAGACAACCGATCCCCTTGTTTTTGTCCCTGTTGAAAAGACTTCC CACTACTTCAGGATGGAAGATGGTGTTTTTCGTATTTATGCCAGTGAAAATG ATACCGTAGATCTTTACCCTGTTGCAAGTTCAACAACCTTTTTCACCGATATGCATTATCTCCTTAAAGTGATGTCCATTGGAAACATTCGAACAGCTTGTCATCATCGACTACGTTTTCTAGAGGAG AAGTTTCGCCTCCATCTATTGGTTAATGCGGACAGGGAGTTTCTAGCTCAGAAAAGTGCACCACACCGTGACTTTTACAATATCAGAAAGGTTGATACCCATGTTCATCATTCAGCTTGCATGAACCAAAAACATCTATTGCGTTTCATCAAGTCAAAACTAAGAAAAGAACCAGATGAG GTTGTAATCTTCCGTGATGGAATATATTTTACACTAAAGGAAGTTTTTGAGAGTCTGCAATTAACTGG CTATGATCTTAATGTTGATTTATTGGACGTACATGCCGATAAGAGTACTTTCCATAGATTTGATAAATTCAATCTCAAGTACAACCCTTGTGGGCAGAGCAGACTTAGAGAGATATTTATGAAGCAGGACAATCTCATTCAAG GCCGTTTTCTGGCAGAAGTGACAAAGCAGGTTTTGTTGGACCTTGAAGCAAGCAAATATCAG CTGGCAGAGTATAGAATCTCCATATATGGGAGGAAGGAAAGTGAATGGGATCAGCTGGCAAGTTGGTTTGTGAACAATGAACTTTACAGTGCGAATGCAGTCTGGTTAATCCAG CTGCCTCGATTGTACAATGTGTACAAAGGCATGGGAACAGTCACATCATTCCAGAATATTTTGGACAATGTATTCCTTCCCCTTTTTGAAGTCACAGTTGATCCAAATACCCATCCACAACTGCATGTCTTCTTGATGCAG GTTGTTGGTTTTGACTTAGTTGACGATGAAAGTAAACCGGAAAGACGTCCAACCAAGCACATGCCAAAGCCAGCTGAATGGACAAACGAATTCAATCCTGCATACTCTTACTATGCTTATTATATCTATGCAAATTTGTACACTCTAAATAAG CTTCGTGATGCTAAAGGATTGAACACTATAAGATTGCGGCCTCACTGTGGAGAG GCAGGTGATGTGGACCATTTAGCTGCTGCTTTCCTCCTTTCCCATAACATATCTCATGGTATCAATTTGAGGAAAACCCCTGTGCTGCAATACTTGTACTACCTTGCTCAG aTTGGCCTGGCCATGTCTCCTCTGAGCAATAATTCTCTTTTTCTGGACTATCACCGCAATCCATTTCCAATGTTCTTCCAGAGAGGATTAAATGTTTCACTTTCAACAGACGATCCACTGCAAATCCATTTAACAAAAGAGCCGCTTGTTGAAGAATATAGTGTTGCAGCAAAG GTATGGAAGCTCACATCCTGTGACCTTTGTGAGATTGCGAGAAATTCTGTCTATCAATCAGGATTCACTCACGCTGAtaag GCACATTGGCTAGGTAATCAGTGTCACAAGAGGGGCCCTGAAGGGAATGACATTCATAAGACAAACGTCCCAGACATGAGAATTCGTTTCCGACATGAG ACATGGAGAGATGAAATGCAGTATATCTGTTCTGGTGAAGCGCAACTTCAAGAAGAAATAGAATTCTGA